A window from Aliamphritea hakodatensis encodes these proteins:
- the metA gene encoding homoserine O-succinyltransferase MetA: MPIITPSSRVLPSYTKLAAEGFAILTHERATTQDIRELHIGFLNMMPDAAFTATERQFLRLIASSNQIAQFIFHPFTINAEKRSPEIQQYVADYYDDFEQLKLEGLDALVITGANVANKNIQDEDFWEPLKDVVDWAYDNVTSILCSCLASHALLKIKYDIDRQPLPEKCWGLFNHTVSDPTHPLVHGMNSRFDACHSRHNEVASDAMRNAGLKVLVESEEAGPHLAVSEDGFRIIFLQGHPEYDTISLLKEYKREVMRYVSGDRGDYPPFPSNYLSLQSQAILEEYQLRLTSAMTNGTELPEFPEKHVTPLVHNSWQDTANAFTNRWLGQVYQTTNVDRTKQFEDQLDPNDPLGLYSGK; the protein is encoded by the coding sequence ATGCCGATTATTACCCCTTCCAGCCGGGTCTTACCCAGCTATACAAAATTAGCAGCTGAAGGTTTCGCGATCCTCACCCATGAGCGCGCCACCACTCAGGACATTCGTGAATTGCATATCGGTTTCCTCAACATGATGCCGGATGCGGCTTTCACCGCGACCGAGCGGCAATTCCTGCGCCTGATCGCCAGCAGTAACCAGATCGCCCAGTTTATTTTTCACCCGTTCACCATCAACGCAGAAAAACGCAGCCCGGAAATTCAGCAGTACGTGGCGGATTACTACGACGACTTCGAACAGCTGAAACTGGAAGGTCTGGATGCGCTGGTCATTACCGGCGCAAATGTGGCCAACAAGAATATTCAGGACGAAGACTTCTGGGAACCGCTGAAAGACGTGGTCGACTGGGCGTACGACAACGTCACCTCGATTCTCTGTTCGTGCCTGGCATCCCATGCACTGCTGAAAATCAAGTACGACATCGACCGCCAGCCGCTGCCGGAAAAATGCTGGGGGCTGTTCAATCATACTGTCAGCGATCCCACTCACCCGCTGGTACACGGTATGAACAGCCGGTTTGACGCCTGCCACTCACGGCACAACGAAGTGGCCAGTGATGCGATGCGCAACGCCGGCCTGAAAGTACTGGTGGAATCGGAAGAAGCCGGTCCCCATCTGGCCGTCAGCGAAGACGGTTTCCGGATTATCTTCCTGCAGGGACACCCGGAATACGACACCATCAGCCTGCTGAAAGAATACAAACGGGAAGTCATGCGTTATGTCAGCGGTGACCGTGGCGACTATCCGCCATTTCCGTCGAACTATCTGTCGCTGCAGTCCCAGGCGATTCTTGAGGAATACCAACTGCGCCTGACCAGCGCGATGACCAATGGCACTGAACTGCCGGAATTTCCGGAAAAACATGTCACGCCGCTGGTACACAACAGCTGGCAGGACACCGCTAACGCCTTTACTAACCGCTGGCTGGGTCAGGTTTACCAGACGACCAACGTCGACCGCACCAAGCAGTTTGAAGATCAGCTGGACCCGAACGATCCGCTGGGGCTCTATTCCGGCAAGTAA
- a CDS encoding sterol desaturase family protein yields the protein MDWLSAEPLLRIALPGLLFILMAFWECRRPARELTGHQRYRWCHNLLLVTLNSLLVRLLMPVLPVTVALYAAHEQSGVFHLLDLPYAVSLIAGLVLLDLTLYLQHRLFHRVPALWRLHRMHHADQDVDVSTGLRFHPLEILLSLLIKMLVVWLLGVPAEAVIAFEVLLSAMAVFNHANVNLPQPYERWLRCLVVTPDMHRIHHSADVLETHTNFGFNLSCWDRWLGSYCKDARSPLRIGVCGLTAPREQRLDKMLTQPFRQIKSGSQ from the coding sequence ATGGACTGGCTGAGTGCTGAACCTCTGTTACGGATAGCTTTACCCGGGTTGTTATTTATCCTGATGGCGTTCTGGGAGTGTCGCCGTCCCGCGAGAGAACTGACCGGCCACCAACGCTACCGCTGGTGCCATAACTTGCTGCTGGTAACGCTGAACAGTTTGCTGGTGCGGCTTTTAATGCCAGTGCTTCCGGTGACTGTCGCGCTGTACGCTGCCCATGAGCAGAGCGGTGTGTTTCATTTACTGGATTTACCCTATGCTGTGAGCCTGATTGCAGGGTTGGTGTTGCTGGATCTGACGCTGTATCTGCAACACCGTCTTTTTCACCGGGTGCCGGCGCTGTGGCGCTTGCACCGGATGCATCATGCGGATCAGGATGTGGATGTCAGTACCGGGTTGCGGTTCCACCCTTTGGAAATCCTGTTGTCGCTGCTGATAAAAATGCTGGTGGTGTGGTTACTGGGTGTGCCGGCTGAGGCGGTGATTGCTTTCGAAGTGTTGCTCAGCGCTATGGCGGTTTTCAATCATGCCAATGTGAATTTACCACAGCCGTATGAGCGCTGGCTTCGCTGTCTGGTGGTGACGCCGGATATGCACCGGATACATCATTCAGCTGACGTGCTCGAAACCCATACAAATTTTGGCTTTAACCTGTCCTGCTGGGACCGCTGGCTGGGAAGTTACTGCAAGGATGCCCGCTCGCCGTTACGCATCGGTGTGTGTGGGCTGACGGCACCCCGGGAGCAGCGTCTTGATAAGATGCTGACCCAGCCGTTCAGGCAAATTAAATCCGGAAGTCAGTGA